One stretch of Candidatus Saccharibacteria bacterium oral taxon 488 DNA includes these proteins:
- a CDS encoding 50S ribosomal protein L22 produces MADTTYTVRAYAKGVDQTPRKVSLVAALVRGRTVADALVILEHVPKRAALPVKKAIDSAKANAINNHGLDAKSLVITTLSVTTGTRLRRFKPASRGRALPFQKKTSNILVEVTGTEKPKKAPAKKPETKAKAETKPAKPAAKKAAETTAKKEEK; encoded by the coding sequence ATGGCTGATACAACTTATACTGTTCGCGCTTACGCCAAAGGTGTTGATCAAACACCACGCAAGGTTAGCTTGGTGGCTGCCCTAGTACGCGGCCGCACCGTCGCTGATGCATTGGTTATCTTGGAGCACGTGCCAAAACGCGCTGCTTTGCCTGTCAAAAAGGCAATCGACAGCGCCAAGGCAAATGCCATCAACAACCACGGCTTGGACGCTAAAAGCTTGGTAATTACCACCTTGAGCGTTACCACTGGTACGCGTCTACGCCGCTTTAAGCCAGCGTCACGCGGCCGTGCGTTGCCATTCCAGAAAAAGACGTCAAACATTTTGGTTGAAGTAACTGGCACCGAGAAGCCAAAGAAAGCGCCTGCGAAGAAACCAGAGACCAAGGCAAAGGCAGAGACCAAACCTGCCAAGCCTGCAGCGAAAAAAGCCGCCGAAACCACGGCAAAAAAGGAGGAGAAGTAA
- the rpsS gene encoding 30S ribosomal protein S19, with protein sequence MSRSLKKGPFVDVKLAKKVAALSLDDRTVIKTWARASTITPEMVGRTIAVYNGKMHVPVLITENMVGHKLGEFSPTRKFRKHGGKDKK encoded by the coding sequence ATGAGTCGTTCATTAAAGAAAGGTCCATTCGTCGATGTGAAGCTTGCGAAAAAAGTCGCTGCTCTCAGCCTTGACGATCGAACCGTTATCAAAACGTGGGCGCGCGCTTCGACCATCACCCCAGAAATGGTCGGTCGAACCATCGCCGTCTACAACGGTAAGATGCACGTGCCTGTGCTGATTACTGAAAACATGGTTGGCCACAAACTCGGTGAGTTTAGTCCAACTCGTAAGTTCCGTAAGCACGGCGGAAAGGATAAGAAGTAA
- the rplB gene encoding 50S ribosomal protein L2: MPVKAYNPTTPARRGMTSQDLSDITTKKPLKSLTKAKKQNAGRNNQGRITVRHRGGGVRRHYRLVNHNLPSGLTLTVKEIEYDPNRSARIARVKDQYNLYHYVLADTSMVKGKTIQTGEEAPIEASNRLPLSAIPVGTMIYAVELTAGKGAQMVRAAGAKAQLMAKEGNYATIKLPSGEVRKVRLEATAAIGTVGNVQHQNVKIGSAGRRRRKGIRPTVRGVVMNAADHPHGGGDGGRHGTGKAPRTPWGQLTLGYRTRRRKGSNKLIVRTRHDAKRKR, from the coding sequence ATGCCAGTGAAAGCTTACAATCCAACCACTCCTGCTCGTCGCGGCATGACGAGCCAGGACTTGTCGGATATCACGACGAAGAAACCGCTCAAAAGTCTGACCAAAGCCAAAAAGCAAAATGCCGGCCGCAACAACCAAGGCCGCATCACCGTGCGTCATCGCGGCGGTGGCGTTCGCCGTCACTACCGTTTGGTGAACCACAATCTGCCGAGCGGCTTGACTCTGACGGTTAAAGAAATTGAGTACGATCCAAACCGCTCAGCACGCATTGCTCGAGTGAAAGATCAGTACAATCTGTACCACTACGTATTGGCCGACACCTCAATGGTCAAGGGCAAGACGATTCAGACTGGCGAGGAAGCGCCAATCGAGGCATCAAACCGCCTGCCGCTGTCTGCTATCCCTGTTGGTACGATGATTTATGCTGTTGAACTGACTGCCGGCAAAGGTGCGCAAATGGTTCGCGCCGCTGGTGCCAAAGCTCAGTTGATGGCCAAAGAAGGCAATTACGCAACCATCAAATTGCCGTCTGGTGAAGTTCGCAAAGTTCGCCTGGAAGCAACCGCTGCCATCGGTACAGTCGGTAACGTCCAGCACCAGAACGTCAAAATCGGTTCAGCTGGTCGCCGCCGCCGCAAGGGTATTCGCCCAACCGTCCGCGGTGTCGTCATGAACGCCGCAGATCACCCACATGGTGGTGGTGACGGTGGTCGCCACGGTACTGGTAAAGCACCACGTACGCCATGGGGTCAATTGACGCTGGGTTATCGAACTCGCCGCCGCAAAGGCTCAAATAAATTAATCGTACGCACGCGTCACGACGCGAAGAGGAAGAGGTAA
- a CDS encoding 50S ribosomal protein L23, which translates to MKQMTIIPRISEKAYAQSANGVYVFRVPLNLNKNEIKAAVEAQFDVTVLKVKTLVQDGKAVRFSRGKNRYPGTTTRKDWKKAYVTLKDGDKLDVFDAVEQQMEETK; encoded by the coding sequence ATGAAACAGATGACAATTATCCCACGCATTAGCGAGAAAGCATATGCACAGAGCGCCAATGGCGTGTACGTGTTCCGCGTTCCGCTCAACCTGAATAAAAACGAGATCAAAGCAGCAGTTGAAGCGCAATTTGACGTTACTGTCCTGAAGGTGAAAACCTTGGTACAAGACGGCAAAGCTGTGCGTTTCTCACGAGGTAAGAACCGCTATCCTGGCACGACTACGCGCAAGGATTGGAAGAAGGCTTACGTGACGCTGAAAGATGGCGATAAGCTCGATGTGTTTGACGCAGTAGAGCAGCAGATGGAGGAGACCAAGTAA